One stretch of Oceanispirochaeta sp. DNA includes these proteins:
- a CDS encoding ABC transporter permease gives MSTLKFIVKRFLYLILLLFGVASCVFFISKMVPGDAVSAYLSPRSLSNPEIVDAFKAKWGLDDSLIVQYYHYIQNLMHLDLGVSIRTGNPVMDELKRSYPATMELAFFSILFASVFGILFGVISATKRNSLIDQTVRAISVTGVSIPSFWFAIIMLYIFYSRLGWAPGIGRLGVRIPNPLHITGMYVLDGLLTGNMNAVKDALQHLVLPSIVLGSFTMGLITRNTRSSLLETLSTDYIRTARAKGMGKGRIMFIHAFGNAAIPVLTVIGVGFGNLLGGMVVVEKIFSWPGVGQFAYQSVLALDFPAIVGVSLLIAVNYAIINIVIDILYGVIDPRVRVHR, from the coding sequence TTGAGTACATTAAAATTTATTGTAAAAAGATTTTTATATTTAATCTTATTGCTGTTTGGTGTAGCAAGCTGTGTCTTTTTTATATCAAAGATGGTCCCCGGAGATGCAGTCTCAGCGTATTTAAGTCCGCGGAGTCTCTCAAATCCGGAAATTGTAGATGCCTTTAAAGCCAAATGGGGTCTCGATGATTCTCTCATTGTTCAATATTACCACTATATTCAAAACCTGATGCACCTGGACCTGGGTGTCTCTATCAGAACGGGTAATCCCGTGATGGATGAACTCAAAAGAAGTTACCCCGCCACCATGGAGCTTGCTTTTTTCTCCATTCTCTTTGCCTCTGTTTTCGGAATCCTCTTCGGGGTGATTTCGGCGACAAAGAGGAACAGCCTGATAGATCAAACGGTCAGAGCCATCTCTGTGACCGGGGTTTCTATTCCCAGTTTCTGGTTTGCCATCATCATGCTTTATATCTTTTATTCCAGACTGGGCTGGGCACCGGGAATCGGCCGATTGGGTGTCCGCATTCCCAATCCCCTGCACATTACAGGAATGTATGTCCTGGACGGCTTGTTGACCGGGAATATGAATGCTGTTAAAGATGCTCTCCAACATCTCGTGCTGCCCTCCATCGTGTTGGGTTCTTTTACCATGGGCCTGATAACACGGAATACCAGATCCAGCCTGCTGGAAACCCTGTCGACAGACTATATCCGGACTGCCAGGGCAAAGGGTATGGGGAAAGGACGTATCATGTTCATTCATGCCTTCGGGAATGCGGCCATTCCTGTCTTAACCGTGATCGGTGTCGGCTTTGGTAACCTCTTAGGAGGAATGGTGGTAGTTGAAAAGATCTTTTCCTGGCCCGGTGTCGGTCAGTTTGCCTATCAATCAGTTCTGGCACTTGATTTTCCTGCCATCGTAGGAGTTTCGCTCCTTATTGCTGTTAATTATGCCATCATTAATATAGTAATTGATATTTTATATGGAGTTATTGATCCAAGAGTAAGGGTTCATAGATGA